GCCACAGGGGCAGTTCTACCTGGATCGTGGAAGATATCCACTACTTTTCCATTGAGACTGCTATTTTTTTCTATATCATCGTATGAACGGTACTGTATTTTTCCTTTGAAACGGTGTGATGCACTTCTGTAGGTGGGGGTTCCTCTTCCCCGCCTCTGAATTATTAATCGTTTTCCCATTATTTAATCCTCCCTAGAATACGCCCATTTTAACGGCAATGTCTTCTGCACTGGCATCTTCTGCCAGTTTAAGGTAGGCTATTTTTTCACCACGGGAGCTTATCTGAGTGTTGACCCGTTCCACTTTAACTTCAAAGAGTTCCTGGAAAGCCTGTTTGATCTGAGCTTTCTTTGCAGTTCTTCTAACCACAAAGGTTAACTCGTTTTTGT
The sequence above is a segment of the Methanobacterium formicicum DSM 3637 genome. Coding sequences within it:
- a CDS encoding 50S ribosomal protein L23 — its product is MDPYNIIIKPQLTEKSMNAIDYKNELTFVVRRTAKKAQIKQAFQELFEVKVERVNTQISSRGEKIAYLKLAEDASAEDIAVKMGVF